A window of the Salinirubellus salinus genome harbors these coding sequences:
- a CDS encoding UvrD-helicase domain-containing protein — protein sequence MRRDDLTNQQDDAVTALSQNYPLTAGAGTGKTTTLSFRYLALLEDHPDALPENILVTTFTRRAARDLTETVRERVLDRLATADADHERWRNVLNGLDDAYIHTLHAFCQRILSEHSTAVAGLDPGFDTLDDVEASRLQRDIVDELIEEEPREVELLLDAFSEYSLREVLEDLIGERPDSEVWADVWSAPARTVDDYVTYVEEELHPFPADEVDALCADEELRARVEELKGLVVDLDETDPGGRTERVWTAVRLFDEPGGLDTLDSVRDRRTRIYDICDELTKSGHDEYANYSPVKGDWSGTDEDADRIGELIAEIVDRLDATHRSAEGDGLDITVDRESAPYYFALARLFDEAARRYAERKHERNVLDYTDLVQQTRNLLHPERGNDAVRESLADQFNFVMIDEVQDTDPNQWDIVQSLTSLASDDTPYSAQNVFAVGDEKQSIYRFRNADVAVFHEARSALVGANGSENTATTGQGDDVVGYQLQDNFRTLPPLLRFLNSIFEDVFDDEADDAFEAAPQPLRPRRDNPHDVTPTVEYLFVPDDDLRPNVLAPDHPLNDAPPSARRWTEAQSVAARATRLVDDETQVYEPDPDDRSESRPVTYDDIAVIIRKRTHLDEFKRAFDDHEVPYTVVQGEGYFDTPEVRTLTNLFRVLADPTDDIHLFGLLRSPMFGFTDDELAPVVEGGDVWETVGETDDPELARSHSLLAELRALAGATEDTAGPQVDSWGEILDIALDATGYLVSLSADERPRQALANVEQFEEYLREAVSDAGSLRSLVTRLDERQEFTNYDPEAAIPDGETGVQILTVHAAKGEEFPVVMVPGLGDKFNTDPPLAGGTEFEDVNDRPALGLSVPDSDDPFDSNDTVAKKGLQARRLAKLRAEEKRTLYVACTRARDHLILAGTHGTEDDESLTTLEEPDSDEPTRWSDFVQESLLGDEELLATLEANGKVTDQLHVDSLTRSEDPDRDGPTYSVQLPQPGVPQTQDVDVEAPPTSVEIPERQPGPIQYRLSPFQVADVLGEDQDGELVFDEANRIVHYRRGTDDDTEWDEDDDTHAEEGDGPTELSGRFFGEAVHRICELQHPPERWDDIIDDALRSMDYEGAVTEDDRDRVAEHAQRANGYVRHVVDSDDAVYRELKASVELAHGSISGIVDCLVLGDETATVVDYKTGRVDESKLEQKTEYYQPQLEAYALMVAAFDDRPVTTSLYFTEIEADTGVEFSAGSGDGSLGELKSSLDRRLREEIEAQIKAEFDM from the coding sequence ATGCGGCGAGACGACCTCACCAATCAGCAGGACGACGCCGTCACGGCGCTCTCACAGAACTATCCACTCACGGCCGGTGCTGGGACCGGGAAGACAACGACACTCTCATTCCGATATCTTGCGCTTCTGGAGGACCATCCTGACGCCCTCCCCGAGAACATCCTCGTGACGACGTTCACGCGAAGGGCCGCACGCGACCTCACGGAGACCGTCCGCGAACGCGTCTTGGACCGACTCGCCACCGCAGACGCGGACCACGAACGCTGGCGCAACGTTCTGAACGGGCTGGACGACGCGTACATCCACACGCTGCACGCATTCTGTCAGCGCATCCTCTCCGAACACTCAACCGCAGTCGCCGGACTTGACCCCGGATTCGACACCCTCGACGACGTCGAAGCGAGCAGACTCCAGCGGGATATCGTAGACGAACTCATCGAAGAAGAACCACGAGAGGTCGAGCTCCTGCTTGACGCGTTCTCTGAGTACTCTCTCCGCGAGGTTCTCGAGGATCTGATCGGTGAGCGGCCTGACAGCGAAGTCTGGGCGGACGTCTGGAGCGCACCCGCTCGTACCGTCGATGACTACGTCACCTACGTCGAAGAGGAACTCCATCCGTTCCCGGCCGACGAGGTGGATGCACTCTGTGCCGACGAGGAACTCCGGGCGCGCGTAGAGGAACTCAAAGGCCTCGTTGTCGATCTCGACGAAACCGACCCCGGCGGCCGAACCGAGCGCGTCTGGACCGCCGTCAGACTCTTCGATGAGCCTGGCGGGCTGGATACCTTGGACTCCGTTCGTGACCGCCGAACCCGGATCTACGACATCTGTGACGAACTCACCAAATCCGGGCACGACGAGTACGCGAACTACTCGCCGGTGAAAGGAGATTGGAGCGGTACCGACGAAGACGCCGACCGCATCGGCGAACTCATCGCCGAGATCGTCGACCGACTGGATGCGACACATCGGTCTGCGGAGGGTGACGGTCTCGACATCACCGTCGACCGCGAGAGCGCCCCGTACTACTTCGCGTTAGCTCGTCTGTTCGACGAGGCCGCCCGCAGGTACGCCGAGCGAAAACACGAGCGGAACGTACTGGACTACACCGATCTGGTTCAGCAGACTCGCAATCTCCTACATCCGGAGCGCGGGAATGACGCCGTTCGTGAGTCACTCGCCGACCAGTTCAACTTCGTCATGATCGACGAGGTTCAGGACACCGACCCGAACCAGTGGGATATCGTTCAGTCACTCACCAGCCTCGCAAGCGACGATACTCCCTACAGCGCGCAGAACGTCTTCGCAGTCGGCGACGAGAAACAGTCGATCTATCGCTTCCGGAATGCGGACGTCGCCGTCTTCCACGAAGCACGGAGCGCACTCGTCGGCGCAAACGGGAGCGAGAACACAGCAACGACAGGTCAAGGGGACGATGTTGTCGGGTACCAGCTTCAGGACAATTTCCGAACGCTCCCACCACTACTCCGCTTCCTGAACAGTATCTTCGAGGACGTCTTTGATGACGAGGCGGACGACGCTTTCGAGGCAGCACCCCAACCCCTCCGTCCCCGACGAGACAACCCTCATGACGTAACGCCGACTGTGGAGTACCTGTTCGTCCCGGACGACGACCTCCGACCGAACGTCCTCGCTCCTGATCACCCGCTAAACGATGCACCCCCCTCGGCACGACGGTGGACGGAAGCGCAGTCCGTCGCAGCGCGTGCTACGCGCCTCGTCGACGACGAGACACAGGTCTACGAACCTGATCCGGACGACCGCTCGGAGAGTCGGCCGGTGACGTACGACGACATCGCGGTCATCATCCGGAAACGAACCCACCTCGACGAGTTCAAGCGCGCGTTCGACGACCACGAAGTTCCCTACACCGTCGTCCAGGGAGAGGGCTACTTCGACACGCCGGAAGTGCGGACGCTCACGAACCTGTTCCGCGTTCTCGCCGACCCGACAGACGACATTCACCTGTTCGGACTGCTTCGCTCTCCGATGTTCGGCTTCACCGATGACGAGCTCGCGCCGGTCGTGGAAGGAGGCGACGTCTGGGAAACGGTCGGTGAGACGGACGACCCGGAACTCGCACGCAGTCATTCCCTGCTTGCCGAGTTGCGAGCGCTCGCTGGTGCCACTGAGGACACCGCCGGTCCACAGGTCGACTCGTGGGGCGAGATTCTCGATATTGCGCTTGATGCAACTGGCTACCTTGTGAGTCTCAGTGCTGACGAACGACCGCGACAGGCACTCGCTAACGTCGAACAGTTCGAAGAGTACCTGCGTGAAGCCGTCAGCGACGCCGGCAGTCTCCGTTCACTCGTCACACGCCTCGACGAACGTCAGGAGTTCACCAACTACGACCCGGAGGCCGCGATTCCCGACGGCGAAACCGGGGTCCAGATACTCACTGTCCACGCCGCGAAAGGCGAAGAGTTCCCCGTCGTCATGGTACCTGGCCTCGGTGACAAATTCAACACTGACCCACCACTCGCCGGTGGTACCGAGTTCGAAGACGTGAACGACCGGCCAGCACTCGGTCTCTCTGTTCCCGACAGTGACGATCCCTTCGACTCCAACGACACTGTCGCGAAGAAGGGACTCCAAGCGCGTCGACTCGCCAAGCTACGTGCAGAAGAGAAGCGCACGCTGTACGTCGCCTGTACGCGCGCCCGGGACCACCTGATTCTGGCCGGCACGCACGGGACCGAAGACGACGAATCACTCACCACCCTGGAAGAACCGGATAGCGACGAACCAACCCGATGGAGCGACTTCGTGCAAGAGTCACTGCTCGGTGACGAGGAGTTACTCGCCACTCTTGAGGCTAACGGGAAGGTGACTGATCAGCTGCACGTCGACTCGCTCACCCGGAGCGAGGACCCCGACCGGGACGGGCCCACCTACTCGGTTCAGCTCCCGCAGCCAGGAGTGCCTCAGACACAGGATGTCGACGTCGAGGCGCCACCAACCTCTGTCGAGATACCGGAGCGACAGCCCGGCCCCATCCAATACCGCCTCTCGCCCTTCCAAGTCGCGGACGTTCTGGGAGAGGACCAAGACGGCGAACTGGTGTTCGACGAAGCGAACCGTATCGTCCACTACCGACGAGGAACTGACGACGACACCGAGTGGGACGAAGACGACGATACGCACGCAGAAGAGGGAGATGGGCCGACCGAACTGTCCGGCCGCTTCTTCGGCGAAGCGGTCCACCGAATCTGTGAACTCCAGCATCCGCCCGAGCGCTGGGACGACATCATCGACGACGCTCTCCGGTCGATGGACTACGAGGGAGCCGTCACCGAGGACGACCGCGATCGCGTGGCTGAACACGCCCAGCGAGCGAACGGATACGTCCGTCACGTGGTCGACAGCGACGACGCCGTCTATCGCGAACTCAAGGCAAGCGTGGAACTGGCCCACGGCTCCATCTCCGGAATCGTCGACTGCCTCGTCCTCGGTGACGAGACAGCCACTGTGGTCGACTACAAGACCGGTCGCGTCGACGAATCGAAGCTGGAGCAGAAGACCGAGTACTACCAGCCACAACTCGAGGCGTACGCTCTGATGGTCGCGGCGTTCGACGACCGTCCGGTTACGACGAGCCTCTACTTCACCGAAATCGAAGCTGACACCGGCGTCGAATTCAGCGCCGGGAGTGGCGACGGGTCGCTCGGAGAGCTCAAATCCAGCCTGGACAGGCGGCTTCGTGAGGAAATCGAAGCGCAGATAAAAGCTGAGTTCGACATGTAA